Proteins encoded in a region of the Mustelus asterias unplaced genomic scaffold, sMusAst1.hap1.1 HAP1_SCAFFOLD_1429, whole genome shotgun sequence genome:
- the LOC144488268 gene encoding uncharacterized protein LOC144488268 — LTIRRGDFRSQSLLLVVSRPELVFWRGQNRRTLQLGLFPPACVTPCGSRGAPFISPPLRSSLIHSAHGDIDPRRSWGFPDKVNGMMWNHLADNQNPIQLLKMSGLSRSLDSNIDNKERLTKSYQGPEPNYQGPGPIFQGPEPDFQGPGPDFQGPGPNSQGPGPNSKAVSKARSRQISEEALAFRQARGRGNEKPRRVPREGRRWAAEAEDALGKLRLKPSQPRPNCWSVVWPQVDFPLPGVTRQEQDAAGRLSIEAPAKSASSQHYPAESKKESRASRPSEPQGRPRGTRGNYLRKGVSEDTRTAQPEAGVHRHGSGPSLQEKVNRVQDAVHGVTTEECRKALQITNFDTYKTIQHLKVQQLYNISQKSREECQRLLQDFSWNLENASQYVLKSKLKS, encoded by the exons TTGACTATCCGTCGCGGTGATTTCCGGTCTCAATCTCTGCTCCTTGTCGTCTCCAGGCCGGAGCTTGTCTTCTGGCGTGGACAGAACAGGAGAACTCTGCAACTGGGGCTCTTCCCCCCGGCCTGCGTCACCCCCTGTGGGAGCCGGGGGGCCCCCTTCATCAGCCCCCCACTCAGGAGCAGCCTGATCCACTCCGCGCACGGGGACAtcgatccccgccgctcctgggGATTCCCCGACAAAGTCAACGG GATGATGTGGAACCATCTCGCAGACAACCAGAACCCCATCCAGCTGCTGAAGATGTCTG GCCTTTCCCGGAGTCTGGACTCGAATATCGATAACAAGGAGCGCTTGACCAAGAGTTACCAAGGCCCGGAGCCTAACTACCAAGGCCCGGGGCCTATCTTCCAAGGCCCGGAGCCTGACTTCCAAGGCCCGGGGCCTGACTTCCAAGGCCCGGGGCCTAACTCCCAAGGCCCGGGGCCTAACTCCAAAGCCGTCTCCAAGGCGCGCTCCCGGCAGATCAGCGAGGAAGCCTTGGCTTTCCGGCAGGCCAGGGGACGAGGGAATGAGAAGCCGAGGAGAGTGCCTCGGGAGGGACGGCGCTGGGCGGCCGAGGCTGAGGACGCCTTGGGCAAACTGCGGCTCAAGCCTTCGCAGCCGAGGCCCAACTGTTGGTCCGTGGTGTGGCCGCAGGTGGACTTTCCACTGCCCGGTGTCACCAGGCAGGAGCAGGATGCGGCAGGCCGGCTGAGCATCGAGGCCCCGGCCAAGTCGGCCTCTTCTCAGCACTACCCAGCCGAGTCGAAGAAGGAAAGCAGGGCCTCCCGGCCTAGCGAGCCGCAGGGCAGACCCCGCGGTACCCGCGGCAACTACCTACGCAAGGGTGTCTCCGAGGATACGCGGACGGCCCAGCCAGAGGCCGGAGTTCACCGGCATGGAAGCGGTCCGAGCCTCCAGGAGAAAGTTAACCGG GTACAAGATGCTGTACACGGTGTGACCACAGAGGAGTGCCGCAAAGCCTTGCAAATCACCAACTTTGACACATACAAGACCATCCAACACTTAAAG gtacAGCAGCTCTACAACATAAGTCAGAAGTCCCGAGAGGAATGTCAGCGCCTCCTGCAGGATTTCAGCTGGAACCTGGAGAATGCCAGCCAGTACGTCCTCAAGAGCAAG TTGAAGTCCTGA